The proteins below come from a single Aegilops tauschii subsp. strangulata cultivar AL8/78 chromosome 6, Aet v6.0, whole genome shotgun sequence genomic window:
- the LOC109746962 gene encoding vacuolar-processing enzyme: MGRLHCFPLLQLLIMQSQMIGLSASGFPVPPLEQDDGGTRWAVLIAGSNGYDNYRHQANVCHAYQILKTGGLKEENIVVFMYDDIAGNPENPRPGVIINHPKGGDVYAGVPKDYTGDDVNVNNFVAALLGDRSRLTGTGSGKVILSGPNDHVFVYYADHGGPGILGMPNGEFLYAKQLVQTLEKKYSGGAGYKSLVIYVESCEAGTIFDGLLPRDIAVYATTASNSTEFSYAAYCPDDDEPSEFHTCLGDLYSVAWMEDSETHNLRVESLKEQLERVRNRTGTHSHVMEYGDLDISAQKVHAFMGTNPANDNITVADLRVQPSAERELPRDTMARRAEEDRRFDLISSFLLGSEKGHALTAGRLAGQPLVDDWRCLETMVSSYEDHCGPLSTYGRKYLRVLASVCNAGIPEEVMAKAASQLCWTVFSAQARANN, encoded by the exons ATGGGTCGCCTCCATTGCTTCCCCCTCCTCCAACTCCTCATCATGCAGTCGCAGATGATCGGCCTCTCAGCCAGTGGCTTCCCTGTCCCGCCATTGGAGCAAGACGATGGAGGCACGAGGTGGGCCGTCCTGATCGCTGGGTCGAACGGCTACGACAACTATCGTCACCAG GCAAACGTATGCCACGCCTACCAGATCCTCAAGACCGGCGGGTTGAAGGAGGAGAATATCGTCGTCTTCATGTACGACGATATTGCGGGCAATCCTGAGAATCCCCGCCCGGGTGTCATCATCAATCACCCGAAAGGCGGCGACGTGTACGCGGGAGTTCCCAAGGACTACACCGGCGATGATGTCAACGTGAATAATTTCGTCGCCGCGCTGCTCGGCGACAGGTCGAGACTCACCGGCACCGGAAGCGGGAAGGTTATCCTCAGCGGGCCGAACGACCACGTTTTCGTCTACTACGCCGACCACGGCGGCCCAGGGATCCTCG GGATGCCAAACGGTGAGTTCCTGTACGCCAAACAACTGGTGCAAACTCTGGAGAAGAAGTACTCCGGCGGGGCGGGGTACAAAAGTCTGGTGATCTACGTCGAGTCGTGCGAAGCTGGCACGATATTCGATGGCCTCCTCCCGCGCGACATTGCTGTGTACGCGACGACCGCCTCTAACTCGACGGAGTTCAGCTATGCCGCCTATTGCCCCGACGACGACGAGCCCTCTGAGTTCCACACTTGCCTCGGCGACCTGTACAGCGTGGCATGGATGGAAGACAGCGAGACGCACAATCTGCGCGTCGAATCCCTCAAGGAGCAGTTGGAGCGAGTCCGGAATCGCACGGGGACACACTCCCACGTCATGGAGTACGGTGACCTGGACATCAGCGCCCAGAAGGTCCACGCATTCATGGGCACGAACCCGGCCAACGACAACATCACCGTCGCGGATCTCCGGGTGCAGCCGTCGGCGGAGCGTGAGCTTCCGCGGGACACTATGGCACGGCGGGCTGAGGAGGACAGGAGGTTCGACTTGATCAGCAGCTTCCTGTTGGGCTCCGAGAAAGGCCATGCTCTCACCGCAGGCCGGCTGGCCGGGCAGCCCCTGGTCGATGACTGGCGCTGTCTCGAGACCATGGTGAGCAGCTACGAGGATCACTGCGGTCCGCTGTCGACCTACGGGCGCAAGTACCTCCGGGTGCTTGCCAGCGTCTGCAACGCTGGCATCCCAGAGGAGGTCATGGCGAAGGCGGCATCTCAGCTGTGCTG GACTGTTTTCAGTGCCCAAGCTCGTGCTAATAACTAG